Within Cucumis melo cultivar AY chromosome 4, USDA_Cmelo_AY_1.0, whole genome shotgun sequence, the genomic segment TGTTggatagataaaaaaaaagatatgtTCGTATCATCAATATTTAAGAAAAGTTTAGTACTTCGTATTTGCGTCGATTCTTCAAATAACTTTTCTATAATTATTACAAAATGGGATATTTGTTTTTATCATTAACCAATTGTGTTACGGGTATTCTTTTAGTCGGAAGTAATTCATGATTAGAAGAATAGGATTAGGTTTATGAAGTGTTTGAACCGTAGTCGTGAGGGCGGAGAGCTGACCAGTCAAACACGCATGCAATCGGATTATCTTGGTCATTCTGCCAGTAAATGACACAAGCAAAAtgtctaaaagaaaaaaacatatgAACTATCTCTTGAAAAGTGGACCAAATAATTGATGCATTTATGGATAATCTCTCATCGATGTACGTAAAAAATTCCAATTTTTGTTCTGGGAAGAGACCATTCATCAAAATCGGTTCGACTATGCAGCACTGTTGGCTCATTGAAAATCTTCTCTCTGAAAAATGCAGCCAAGTATCTGAAGGTGAAGTCTCCGATACCGTACAAATGGCGGAAAGTAGGGTTCGGACTAGGACAGTTGAAATACGGTATGAACTTCGCGTACGGCGGGACCGGTGTGTTCAATACGTTTGTAACGAGCCCTAACATGAGCACTCAGATCGATTTTCTCCAACAGTTGGTCGGCGAATCGACCTTCACCGGCCGTGACTTGCTGTCCTCTGTGGCGCTCGTCTCTCTCGCCGGCAACGATTACAGTGTCTACCAAGCCACTAATGGATCTCCTCAGGTTTTTTACCTCCAAACTTAGCTTCTTAATTTATAAACCCTAATGTGgattaaaagtttgaaaatataTTAACCACTATTTAACTTAAGGCATCAAAATTCATATAAGTGGTGAGATTCGAGGTGTTTGTGGTGTAGGGTTAAGGGATTGAATTTCAATGATATAATCGTAAAACGTAGATTAAATTGAAAGATTGGGTTCAAAATTGAATTCCTTCGGTAGATGTAAAAGGTAAATAGAAAATGAGAATATAATGGTACTTAGGATAATTTAAATAGTGTTtactattttttcaaaaataaaatttattttttaaaaactgtttttttttttttcatttccattattttttataattttagaaagggttttttttttctaaaaaaaaaagtaaattacTTACTAAACAAAcctattttttaattattaatcaaatttaaagaaaaaaagtttttcaaaactaaacaaatttttttaaacattgGTAGAAAGTTGGTTAAGAAAAAATCTGATGGTCGCTAGCCGTGGTTCTAAGATTgaatttcaaaatctaaaagaaaaaaaaaacattggtgTATCTTGGGTTATATCCATTTTTTTGCGATCCATCTAATTGTCCAATTACAATTTGCTTTATGCAATCTCCTCTTTTATCCTTTTTCTtgaatattttctaaattttttttaagagtGATTAGAGTGAAAAATGGGTACAACTTGTCGAGGATTTCTTCTAATCGAAAACAAAAAGATTGTGTGCTTAACAAACTAAACTAGAATAATTGTGCTTAACAAACAAGTTGATTTTGCTGATGGCAGGGCTGGCAGCCATTTATAACGAAAGTGGTGAATCAGCTAGAGGTGAACCTGAGGCGCATCCATGGGTTGGGGGTCCCAAAGATAGTGGTGACAGCTCTTGAGCCATTGGGCTGCCTTCCCAGCACCACAGTTGCATCCTCCTTCCAACAGTGTAATTCAACTCAGAATCAACTTGTCAACTTCCACAATCTACTGTTGCAGCAATCTGTGGCTAAACTCAACTCTGAAGTCAAAGATCCCTCTGCATCCACTTTCATCCTTCTTGATCTTTATTCCTCTTTCATGGCTGCTCTCAACAACAAAGTAGATCAACTTGGTGACTCTCTCGttccctctctctctttttctatctTCTACGTTTAACTTTTTTACTTCCAtttgattaatgaaattttgcACTAAGAATTGATCTTCCTCAACTAAACACTCCTAGTTTACACTGACGGTTGATAAGGAAATAGAATGATGTTTAGCGCAGTAGAGTGATTGCAGCCACTACTATTCTTATAGTGAGTTTAGCCTAGTAGATAGAGATCATAGTCGTGTTCCCTTAATGAGGTAGCCAAAGCGATGAGTGTACATTGTTTATATCATTGGTCCTATTATCCCTTACACACTCGAATTCCAAACAAAAAAGAGTCATTATTGAATTGGCTGCAATTATCGCTATTCTTATAATTCGATTAAGCTAAACACATCTTAACAAATTATGAATGAACTTCAAAAACATTTTAAGTGTAACTTATAAGTGCTTATAAATTTAGTGTTTGCTTTGAATCACGTTAGCCAACACTAAGCAGAATTTGAAGTCGGTGTCAAACTCACTTTAGGTCTAGGATTACACATATACAAACTTCCCATGATCTCTTAGAAGTAAATGATCTAATACCAATTCGACGAGCCACACTGACTCTAGAAAGTAACGATGAACTTGGGAAACTACTTGTGCAGGGAATGTGAAGTTTGAGAACCCAATGAAGCCGTGTTGCGTGGGAATAAGCAGCGAGTATGCGTGTGGGAGTGTGGGTGCGAATGGGGAGAAGAAGTACACGATATGTGAAGATCCAGGAGCTGCGTTCTTCTGGGATGAAGTGCATCCTACTCAGTATGGCTGGTATGCTGTGTACTCTGCATTGCAAGCCAATCTAAAACAGCTTTAAGCTTTAAAAATTACTTAGAGACATTAGAGATCAGATAAGTGACCTCCCAATTTGACAAGACATTTCATTCATTCAATGATCATCTGTCatgtaattttcaaaataatattttggcATAGTCTCTTTGCCTGTGCTCTCTGATTTGCTTGTATGTATTCATTTCTCTACCTCTCTCTTTCTTGTGGGTGTTTTAGGTAAgtctccatcttcttcttcttcttcttcttcttcttcttcttcttcttcttcttcttcttcttcttcttcttcaagttCAGAGCTaatatttcttctttctctctgtATGTGTATGAAACTTTCCAAGTTCTTGGTCAAGTTCATAGCTAATTTTTTGTATTCTCAAGCCTTTTCATGGTTTCTGATTAATTGAAGTCTCTAACTCTGACTCCTTGATGTGTTTAGGTCAAGTTCATGACTAACTTTTATTTTCTCGAGACATTTTTTTTTGGTTTCAGATTTGAATTCTTGTACTCTTAAATATGTATCAGACCTTTACTAACATGATTTAGTCTCTCTACTTCTTTTGGAAAATTAAAAATCTAAGGTATAGAGCATGTTAATCCTCTGGGTTTAATAAAGCCGATCCGACTCTAAAAAATATTAGCAAATAAATAAAGTTGCAAATGTGACAAAATTTAGATACAATTTTCAAAATCTATTGATAATATACCATATTGTTGGTAGTAGTCTACCAACAaagaagtctatcactaatagaagaTTATTAATTATGATGTTCATCACGGATAAACGTCgtaatatttgtaatttttttaaaaaaatattgttatatacttacTAGTATAAAATGTTGTCGCCATAATTACTAAAAGTTTTTGAGATGTCTACCAAAGAAATGAGTTCGTTGAATTTAAACACCTTTCATAGTTTTTAAGTGAGTAACTCAATTTTCAATATGATCTAACAGAATACAAGTAATTATTTTCTCTTCTCTGTAATAGTAAAGaggaataataattatttgtaGAGACATCCTTGTCTTCTTCAGTCCTTTTTGTTCTTGTTTTAGAATTGATCTTTACCCATGCAAGATTGTCTATAATGTGGTAGGTAGGTCATCATAGATAAACAAACTATAATATTGACCCAACAACGGTTACTAATAATTGTTGAGATATATACTAATGTTATCTTTAAGAATGCATAATCTATTGGGTTTTAAACTATTACCTTATAAGTTACAACAACTTAAGCCTATATGAAGGCACAACTGGAAAACAAACAATCAGGGGGTCTTTGGTCCAACAAGTTGAAGTTACTAACTCTTTTATGCCATttgaaaacaaacaaacaaacaatcaTGCAACTCAATTGCTGTTATTTAGAACATTCAAAGAGGGACTATTCATCTCACCAACTTTgaccaaattttaaatttggcGGAGCTTTGGTCTTTGGGAAGTACTGCACCACACAAAGTGACCAACATCACATGAAATTAAAGCTAATGAGCCAACCTCACAAATGTAGAAAAGAAACATTTTAAACAACAACTAGAAGTGGTGTCCATTGGTGGTTGGCATT encodes:
- the LOC103486596 gene encoding GDSL esterase/lipase At5g03610 → MDSKKLLSLYLLCFSLLPELYGVVWVSAGGGAHREQRRSQSLGGGELSDSNPRKMFVFGDSYVDTGNNRKPAAKSWQYPYGITFPGKPTGRFSDGRVLTDYLAKYLKVKSPIPYKWRKVGFGLGQLKYGMNFAYGGTGVFNTFVTSPNMSTQIDFLQQLVGESTFTGRDLLSSVALVSLAGNDYSVYQATNGSPQGWQPFITKVVNQLEVNLRRIHGLGVPKIVVTALEPLGCLPSTTVASSFQQCNSTQNQLVNFHNLLLQQSVAKLNSEVKDPSASTFILLDLYSSFMAALNNKVDQLGNVKFENPMKPCCVGISSEYACGSVGANGEKKYTICEDPGAAFFWDEVHPTQYGWYAVYSALQANLKQL